Part of the Prunus dulcis chromosome 8, ALMONDv2, whole genome shotgun sequence genome is shown below.
AACATTTTCCAGGTGAATTAGGTTACAATATGTATAGGGGTGTTCTAGATGACGGATCGATTATCGTTTTGCGGGTACAAGAGAATCGATGAAGCTAGGTCCCTGTTGAATTGTGACATTATCGTTTCAATGCAGATGAGCAACCATAAGAATGTTTTGAAACTCTTGGCAAACCTCTGGTGCTTGCATATGCAATAAACGGAGTTGTCAACCATCATAAGGTTTCAGTGCTAATGAATCGCTACCATGGAAAACTAGAGTCCGTATTGCAAAGCGGCTTGCAAATGCACTTACATATCCCCACACTGCCTTTCCCAAGCCCATCATTCATAGGGATCTCACACCCAGATGTATTTTCTTGGACCATGACTTTGTTGCTAAACTCTGCAACTTCTCACTCTCCAAAACCATTCGTCCTATGCAATCGCATGCCGATGAAGACAATGTGAAAGGAACAATTGGGTAccttgatttttattttattttatttatttatcaaagaTAAACTTCAACGTACAGTCAAAGAAATCAACAAAACATCGAAAGTACTAATCCCTAGAGGGTACCTTGACCCTTAGTACAAGATTTCTGGTTACATTTCAGAAAAGAATGATGACTATAGCTTTGGCGTGCTTTCTTGATGGGAAGAAAAGCTTGGGATGAAAATCAGGCAAGAGAATATCCATAAATTATTTCATACGTGAAAATCTCATGCTTGTGATTGCTAGATTGAGACAATTGTGGATCCTAAAATATCCTTGAAGAGGTATAGGGCTAATGTTAAGGCACTATTTTGTACATGAAGAGAGGAATGTGTAACAATGGCACTATTTTGTACTTAAGAAGATTGGGGTCTCTCTCTCGTTCAGTGCTAATGTTAAGGCTTTCTATACGAGAATACGTATGTATAGATACATATGCATACACATGCATATATCAAAATCCTTGATGGCCAGTTGTGATAACTCATCCATCTTTTGTAAATATTCCATCAAATAGAACACTCTATAGTGTTATTCCCGTAAAACtaatacccaaaaaaataaaaaaaataataaggtACTCCTATGTTACTAGTAGCTTACCAGTTTGGTGGGGATTGATTATTTTCTCCCGGCCAATTGAAATCATATTGGTCggtttagtttggttttgaccAAGGAAAAgtttaattagttttaaaaTTGAACCTAATTATAATGGTTTAGTTTGGAACTTTTGCAAAATTACCTAAACCGAACTAGACCGTctacttgtatttttgtttttaattcattttattttgtagtCCTCTCATTGGATAATAACTAAATACGGATGTTGAATTTGAAGTGTACTTCTATTAGTTATTGAACTTTGAAGTTTTATAgcattttgaattttaggaTAGTATGATATgctaaaaaatgaaaatttgtgttGCAAATGGACTAACAAAGAGGAGAtaatgcaaaagaaaagagaatttGGCTTATGTCCAAAGGGTCCCAAATTGGCGGAACGACACCGAACTAAACAGTTTTATTGAATTGATTCGGAGAACAATTTTAGAGTAAAACCGATACAATCCAGGTCATGTCCACTCCTACTGCTAAATTGAGTCGGATCTATagaattagaaaataaatgtttttattcttttttccatttttgtgtCATAGTGATTATGACTTTCTAAACACGTTTATCTAGGGGTCTTAACGTTTAAATTCGGAGTCAAATCTTGGTCAAAAGGGGTTCAATCTATTTCTCTTTGGCAAAGCAAGAAAATTTGCAGAAAAAAGAACTAAGCGAAGAAGAGTGATGCTTTAGAAATGGAGATGGTGAACGCTCAGCTACTGCAAGCGAGGGCTTACGAGGGGGAAGATCAACTGGTGCATATACCGGCAGAGTTGGAAGGGGACTATGACGAAGGAAGTGGTGCTAAAGCGGCCATGAATGGAGGGGACCAAACTCGGAGGAGCTCTGGAGTAACTATGAGTCGCTGCAATTCGGCTCTGCCTTCTCGGACCAGTGAGCTCACCATCGCCTTCGAGGGCGAGGTCCACGTTTTTCCCGCGGTTACTCCCGATAAGGTTGGCTTTCCATCTTTTGCTAATTTCATTTTGAGTCCGTTTGGTTCGTTTCTCTCTGTTTGTTTCCCGGGAAACATGAGGAAAATCAAGGTttataaattgaaaaacaaaaggaatctctctctgttttcttgaCTCTATGTATTTGCTTGTAGAACTCTTTTGTCAAATAAATAACATACTAGCTAGCAACAATAGCTAATTAGAGGCAGACTTGTGAGGACTTCCCTTCTGGTGCAAAACTTAGTCTTGGATAGCAACAGAATTTTCCATAGCAGGTTTGACAAGTTTGAAATCCGTTGATGATTCAATAATTTTGGTCTCTTTTGAGTTCATTCTCAAATTATAGTTTAATACTAGTGTCCCAGTATCATAGAAATTAGTTGCCCGTCAGTTATGGGAAGTAAATGAGTAGATTTAAGCCCTTTCAGCTAGATCAGTCCACGTTATAGTTCTGGAAATTATCAGcaattcctttctttcttgttttcataTATATCTGTTGGAAGCATTACCAAAAGGCTGTTTCTTCTATGCAATTTACATTGCGCAATAAGGTGCTCCATTTAATCATTTAGATGTGATGATATGGTTCTTGTTAATTCTTTTCAATCGGAAAACTTGAGAATTCATTCCCAGGTTTAGGACCCGGGTGATACTATCCTGGCCAAACAGCTGGCAAAAGGAATGAGTATAAAATTGTTATTATGCCAGAAAGTCAATGGTTAAGTAATGATAGAGAATATTAGAGGCCTAACcaaaagatatttaaaaaaaattattactatactatttaattatGTTTCGGACTGTAGTCTTTGACATGGCCATTTTGATGGATTAATCCCTGAGCAAGATACCATCTTTAGGGGACCTAAAAAACAGTCGAAAATGGCGTTTTTGTCTTCTAATCACTATAGCATACATATCTGAATTACTCTAATAATTGGTAAAGGAAGATAAATTCTTTCCAAAGGCTCACTGTTAATTGGATCTGTAAAAATACATATGCCGTtgactttaatttttctttctcacaaAAATGGGAAAGTTGCATAGTGATTGACTTGCTCTGCTTTTTGGCTATTCATATGTGAGTTGCACAGAGGAATGGTTTAAACATGGTGCAAGCTTTAGTGCCTATACTTCACCCTGTATAAATCTGCTGCTTGGTTTCTTTTGGGGTAATAATGCCTGATTTTCTGGAATATTAATTACAGGTGCAAGCAGTGCTTTTGCTATTGGGAGGGCGTGATATATCCGGCAGTTTCCCTAGTTCTGAGTCTCTGCTAGAAAGCAATAGCGGGGTATTCCTGTATAAATCAACTTGCTCTTGTTTTCCCCCACACTGGGGTTAATATTTCTCTAATTGTTGATGCCTTTTCAAAATTACACTCTAGGGTATAGGCGACATCTCACGAAATTCAAAACTTTCACGAAGAACTGCATCTCTTGTTAGGTTCCGTGAAAAACGGAAAGAGAGATgctttgaaaagaaaattcgaTACACTTGTCGAAAAGAGGTTGCTCAGAGGTATGCAACCTGTCTTGATAACTTTCGTCATATTGCATGGTGTTGTTTATTTCTCGGGATGTTATAGTGATTGCATGCAGCTGCCCGTTGAAATATTCTGGTGGTTTACTCAGAAATGGTTCTCCAAAACTATGGTTGGAACAATACAGCTGTGAACCCAAGTTCTAGTATTTCATGACAAAAAATGGGTTTAGGAAGTagtcttttctcttttcatgCATTACACAACAATCAGTGATTTTCTTCCCCTGAGTGATAAAGCCTCTCAGAGATCTGGGTGAATGATTGGATCATAAAATACAGGCCTTTCCTCCTGCTGGTCCTGTCCACAACTCGTTTGGTTGAGAAATAAATGGTATTATGTgtgaggaaaaaagaagaagaaattataTGGATTTTCTGCATGTGGAGCTATTTGGTTGTTCTTGTTTGTTGTGGAGGTGATTTAGCTTTAATTTAGTAACCTGCACTTTTGAAGTTAACAGAATTTGGTGATTGCCACTGTGTCGGTGCATTACCTGTTTAGAATGTGGGCTTAGCTCTTTTGGTGGCCTAGCTTGGTTCTACCAGTTCAAATTTCTGAACTTTATAGTTTCTAATTTGAAGATGCAGTTGATCATGAGATAATAGTACCCAACAGCTTATATATGCTCTGGCAGCTGGGTAGTGAAAAGGTTCACTTTAAAGCAACACTGTAGCTCTTCCAGCAGCAACATTGTAAATGTATCAGAATCATTATTTCTTTGCAAGAGAGTTTATCCCATGAAACATGATAATGACTACTCCTTCCAGCAGAAAACATTGACCTTTGAAATCAGAGAAAATATCATCTTTCACACAAACACTCACCCGCAGATGTAAAACTATTTTTGTATTAACAAATCGTTCTAGGAGTGTTACCACTACCTTCATTGCCATATTAAGGTTGTATTTGGTAttttatcaataaatataATCCATGTATTAGTGCCACATCCAGTGATATTTACAGCTTGGTTAACATTGATTGATGACCAAGGTGTGTGTGCATCGACTTGTATAAACTAAGCAAATGGGTAGATAGTTAGTAAAAAGGAAGTTAGACTTACACAAAAAGGATGGAAGTAGTTTATGAATTGGTGTCAACTTGTAAGGTGGTTTTTGGGGTGTGAAATTTTATGCaacttaaaattatttaaacgCCTGTTAACCTTTTATAGTATTTCCTTCCTTCCAAATTTCAATGAGGTAATATTGTCAAAATAGAAGTTTGAAAGCTACTTGAATTGCCGTTCCATAATGGTAATCAGAATAATGCAATAACTGGATGTGGTTGTGGTTCTTTCTCCATTCCTCTCACTCACACATAACCCCAGACAAATGGGATTGTGAAATTCTTGGATTTTGTCCTACTTTATGATTATACAATTGTTTTTCTACCATAATTCACATATGCAtgtgtttgttttgtgtgcATTCCACGaatttttaacttttcaaCATTTAACAACAAACATTGATTAATGCAATGTACAATGGAAACAAAAAGATGAAGTTATCCTTGAATTCAGTActatttacttatttttctctcaatACTATTACTTGTTTTGTAGGATGTATCGCAAGAATGGACAGTTTGCATCATTGAAGGATGATTCAAAAATTGCTGCTGGAAACTGCGATTCAAGTGATGGCACTTCTTGTCCAGAATCTGTGTGAGTTTGAATTCTGTTCTTCAGTTAGCATTTGAACTTTCAGTAggattattatttatttattctttctttcctttcccaCTTTGTTGTAAGGATCACTGCTGTTTAATTGCTGGTTCTTAATAGTACACATGTTGATGCTTACATGCTGCTTCTTCCATTTCTGGTCTTCTGAAATTTTTAAGTTTACGTAGATGTCAGCATTGTGGAATTAGTGAAAAGTCTACCCCAGCAATGCGTCGGGGGCCAGCTGGTCCAAGATCTCTTTGTAATGCTTGTGGTCTCATGTGGGCTAACAAGGTAGGTGGTGCCTGTTTTGGGTAGTAACCATCTATGATAAAATGCATGTATGCATGCCGTCAGTTGGTGCTCAAACTTGTTAAAACAATGATGCATTGGCAATGATATAGCATGATCGAGTTCAAACCTTGCTCTCTAAGTTCTTGTCTGACATAAGCAATTTGACAACTTTATttgttctttgattttcttaccTTCTTCTCATCATTCTGTTGATCTGAAGGGAACTTTGAGAGATCTTACAAAAGCAGGGAGACCCATTCATTTTGACCAAACTGAGCTGGTATGTTGCCTCTACAGCTGGTCCAATTAGAAAATTATGTTGAAATTATATGCATGTGCATTGGTTTGGCTACCAGACAATTAAGATAATGGAAAGTCCATGGAAGCAGGTGTTTCTGACACTTGGACACATGACATGTGAGCCCAGCAGCAATGTTTTCATAGGAAAAGCGAGAGAGAGACATTTATGCCTTGTAAGGTAAGCCTTGAGGCTTGAGGGAGGCATTGGGGCGTAAGCCCTTTGGAACTCGAATTattatgattaaaaaaatataaaaagagtTAATAAGAGTATTAATCGTTATTCAAGCTTGATAATCAATCCGAAAAGATATAACATTCAACTACGGCTGTTAACTTCTTTAACTTGACTGAAGAGAGGCTTGTGTTAGAGGCATTGGTTGTGAGTGTTAGAGCTGTCCAAAGAGAGGCATGGTttaggttttctttgtctttgctTTCCTATTTTGGAGTTCTATCGGGTTGAATATCACTTAAAAGCTCCCAGGAAAACAGTGCCCCCGACTTAGGTTCTTAAAGTTGTGAACTTAACAGACAAAATGATGCGGTTTTATCTCACagattttaaaatctaaaaaaaattaaaaaacaaaaactagggTGTTAAGAGGGATGTGCCTTATCAGATATAGTGCATATAAAGCACATCTAGGGCATGAGGCTTCTGCCCTTCTTCAACGAGGCTTAGGCTTTCCTGACCTGCTGCTAAACACAGGGATACCTGAGGTGTTTCATAGTAGCCTCACCTCCACTCGTGCCTCAGACTCGCGTTTCAAACGCTGCCCACACCCATGCCCAAGTCCATGTGACAGATTTTGAGCAAATAACAATCATCTGTATTTCTAATTGGGAGCAATACTAATTTAGGGTCATGTACTATCTTGGAAGATTAGTCAACGTAGTTATCATAAATCTAATTTCACTGATGGTCACTTTTTGCCTCTACTCTTGTACATGCCAATTCTTTGTATCCTTCTTATTCTTGCAAAGTCACATTTTAATACTTTCTTCTGACATAATCAAATTTGGAGTATCGATTCTGATGGTGTCCATGTGATCTTAAGGAAACTGCAGCTGACTTTAAACCTTTGATGTTAAAACCAGAAAATGCGCATCTAGACCCGGATGAAGAGGTATGATTTCTTAGCATGGTTATTATGAATGTTAATTAGAACTAATTAGTCATTTGTAAGTTTTCTGATATTTGAGATGCCAATTGTGAGTATTGATTTCAACATTTTGCATAGTTTCTTTGCCTATTGTTGTGCTCTTGAAGAATCTTCTAGAGGTCATCTCGTCAAAAGGCGACAGAATTGAGAATTCTTGTACCTGCGAGAATGTGCAAATttagtttatttgtttttgggcaTGTGCAATTTAGCTTATTCTTTGTagtttgtttgtgtgttttttatttttctcgtAAGTACATTGCTTCTACTTGTCTGAATGTAAAAATATACTTTTATTTGCTTTTCACTGGGGCCAATTTAGCTTAATCTTTGTACATAACGTGAGGGTTTATTTCTTGTTCGATTTCTATTTGTGTTTGGTGGAAACTTATGCGATTGGTTCCACACGGAACATACTTGCTGCATATTCTAGATCCTTCTGCACAATGATGTGTTGTCGCAGAACTTGACAATACTTAGTATTTTTGTCCGATCAGGGAAGCCCAGAGGAGAGTAAGCCCATAGCATTGGATACTGAAAACCCTCCTCTGAGACTGGGTGACGAGGTAGCACTTCTTTCCATATAACTAAACTAATTGTACGTcgattataatatttaatattttacactGATATCTATTTGGTTTCCAATGTTTCCATTGTCCgtctttaaataaatgaacaagaagaagagttCTTTAAGATTGATAACTACGATATTTTGATATCTGTATGTGGACCAATGGAGTTTTATTGCTTACGTTTGAAGAGTGGGTCCTTTTGTGTGATATCCCATAAAATCATAAACAATAGTTCTTTCCAAGTTATTCCAAATTAAATTGTAATCAGTTTCAGTCATCTGATGTGCAGGATATGCTGGAAACAGCTGAAGCTGCTACTACTAATCACATATCCATCCAAATGGAGAATTCAACTGTTAACTTTGATGAGCAGGTACTATTTCAAGGTTCACCTAAGCCAAGTAGTTGGAACTTGGCCCTGTATTCCTGAGCTAAGATTCCGTTCCATAGTTTTGGGAAGTTTTCGTTTCATGCCTTATATGTTGACAACCTCTGAATCACTCTGCTGTCAACATTACATGCTATGCTAATGTTCTGTTCCAAGATATTTGACACATTATATGTAGGTAGTGGTGTTTGTTTAATGGGTAAGTATTTGCACAGATAGACTAGTAATTTATTAATCAATGCTGAACCGcactaaaaataaattggatcTGAGGAAGCATGTAATTGTACAGTACTTATAGTTGGGTAAGCCAGCATGTTTAAATGTAGGTAGTAGTAGTTACATCTTCCTAAAGTAAGTCTCATTTTATCAAGAGGTCTcctgtattttcttttgttcataAATAATCTTGGCTGATGTAAATCAAAGCTTAAGATGTGTTTTAACTAGTAATTACTACTTAACGTACATCAGAATGTAATGTAGGGTTGTAATTATCCTACTTGGACTCAATTTGTCTTATTTACACATCACGACCTGCAGGAGAATCTGGATGAATTTTGCAATGCCTCGGGGACAGAATTTGAGATTCCTGCAAACTTTGATGAGCAGGTATCGATCTTTAGCAGCTTGACATCGCATATGGCTGACTAGCCCTATGCTTCAGATGGGTTTAACCTTAAATGCTGTGCTACAAGTTTTATGAATACAAACCTACAGGTGGTTGATTTTTATGATTGCAACATCGAGACTCACTGGCCAGGAACTTGACATATACATACTGACTACGGGACGCTTGAAGTGCGCATGGTTTCTTGTTGGCCAGAATGAAGGTGCAATGCTGGTGGCCCTCCGACTAACTTTGGATTTTCATGGCCTggttaatgtttttttaacaCAAACCTTACACAGAAATCCCATGTGTATGTTACAACTAGCTAGATCATTTTGGAGCTCAGTTATATAATGTGAATAAGTTTCTGGTTTTGCTCTCGCCTTTCTACCCCTTTGCCCTTTGTGAATAACTGTAGTAGGATTGTGCCAGAAAATGTGATTGTCTGCCATTTACATAGTAGCGAATCGACCCTTGTAATTTGACGTATAACTGAATATCCTACGACGAAAGCGAAGCAACTACGACGAAAGCGAAGCAATATTCGTAATCCATATTCGTAATCCGAAGGCATTTAATAAGGTGCGGAATTAAATTGCAGAAACAAGTTAATGTTctggaaaacaaaagcattagtggaaataaataaataaagagatcCTTTTGTATCAGTACTGGAAATAAACATAAGCGTTACTGgcaaatgaaaaaagaatctTGAATTAGAAAACCGAGAAATCAAGGGGAAAAACAATACGCGGGCCAAACAGCTCTTAAATCAGCTCTTTCATACCAAGGCAGTAGGTAgcttaaaaaattaatcagCTCTATCAAACCAAGGCATTAGGTAGcttaacaaattaattaactcTCATAGGTGATTAAGAAGACTAATTGGTAGTCGAGAATCAAAGtcaagttcgtacgaagttcgttctgtaaatggagtggttaatgtattgcatagtttttgctattggatttcactcaaaactatTTGACATTTCAACAAATATCCCATCaatcaaacatccaaacaatatGAAAGGGTGGAGGGCAAAAAGTGTCCAACTCCACAAAGTCCACTTCaatttttcatctttaaacaacttattattttatatgtgaaGAAATGTCTTACTTTGATTACAAGAGAAGCGTATATGTCATATGTACTGATTAGATATCAAGTCCaatgttgtttaattaatttgtagttgatatgtttaattaattaagaaccCAAGTAATTTCCCTAAAATGAAAGACatcaaatatatgtttattattataaaaaaaaacaaaaaacaaaaaacatataaacaatTACATTAGATGTcaaattttttgcattttgacttttgagaatgggaaaaaaaaaaaaaaaagttaagtgGGCCGGGCTTGGGCTCGGGCCATGCTTGAAGCGGGCTCTAGCCAAGCCCGGCCCATAGGGACCTCATTTTTTATCCTGGCATGGCCCAAGTTTTCGTGCCATGCCAAGCACGGCTCATTAATATTCATGCTCGTGTCGTGTCGTGCCTCATTTAAAAGGGCTTGGCTCGTACAGTGCTGGGTCGGCTCGTCTCTTTTGACACCTACTAGCCGGTACAAGAATGCTACATAATCAAAAACCAAAGGAATTGTCGACGAAAGTGATTTGCCAAAAACctgaaagaaaattatttgcagaaagaaattgtatttttccaatatGTAAAAAATTATGCTTTAATATATTAGCTGTGGCTAGACTATAAAGGGAAAATTCTTCAATGTGAATCCAATTTTCATGTCACCAAATCCCTTGTGCCCACTCTGTTTCCTCCTTAGTTTGGTGACACGTGGCACACCACTTAACAACATTTTAACTCCtctaaaaaaaacacacaaaaaagacATTTTAACTCTTAACTCTCTTCAGCccatttgtttttataaaaataattaaaaaaatattttagtaCACGTTTGACACAAACGCGTTCTTGCCTCTTCATCTTCTACCTATCCTCttcattacaaaaaaaatatgaagcaGAGACGTAGGGGTTGAGTCTGATGATACACAAGGTAGAAAATAAAGAGGCAAGAATGCGTTTGTGCAAAACatgtattttaatatatatatttcaattattttatttttaaaaaaatgggcTGAAGAGAGTTAACAAagttaaaaattgttgtgaaGTGGTGTTCCACGTGTCACAAAACTAAGGAGGAAAAAAAGGGTGGGCACAGGGATTTGGTAACATGAAAATTAGACTCTAAATGTATGGTACAAACCTTTTTTtcaccctaaaccctaaaaaatagtCACTTGCCAATCTAACTAAAAAACAAGCACTTCGGAAGGAACAAAACATGCCCTTGTTAAGCAACATAATTTCATTACCAAATGGCAACCCACATAATTTCATTACCAAGGTCAAAACAAtctcaaatgaaaaaagaaaaaaaaaatggagatatACATGCATATCTGAGAAGCCATCTGATTCTGACAAAAATTAGGTAAGAAAGGTATAAGCGGAGGCTCCCTGTTATTCTTGGGGCCTAgtagaaaaaaatacaattatcAGCCTATA
Proteins encoded:
- the LOC117636445 gene encoding GATA transcription factor 19-like isoform X1 — translated: MEMVNAQLLQARAYEGEDQLVHIPAELEGDYDEGSGAKAAMNGGDQTRRSSGVTMSRCNSALPSRTSELTIAFEGEVHVFPAVTPDKVQAVLLLLGGRDISGSFPSSESLLESNSGGIGDISRNSKLSRRTASLVRFREKRKERCFEKKIRYTCRKEVAQRMYRKNGQFASLKDDSKIAAGNCDSSDGTSCPESVLRRCQHCGISEKSTPAMRRGPAGPRSLCNACGLMWANKGTLRDLTKAGRPIHFDQTELETAADFKPLMLKPENAHLDPDEEGSPEESKPIALDTENPPLRLGDEDMLETAEAATTNHISIQMENSTVNFDEQENLDEFCNASGTEFEIPANFDEQVVDFYDCNIETHWPGT
- the LOC117636445 gene encoding GATA transcription factor 19-like isoform X4, whose protein sequence is MEMVNAQLLQARAYEGEDQLVHIPAELEGDYDEGSGAKAAMNGGDQTRRSSGVTMSRCNSALPSRTSELTIAFEGEVHVFPAVTPDKVQAVLLLLGGRDISGSFPSSESLLESNSGVFLMYRKNGQFASLKDDSKIAAGNCDSSDGTSCPESVLRRCQHCGISEKSTPAMRRGPAGPRSLCNACGLMWANKGTLRDLTKAGRPIHFDQTELETAADFKPLMLKPENAHLDPDEEGSPEESKPIALDTENPPLRLGDEDMLETAEAATTNHISIQMENSTVNFDEQENLDEFCNASGTEFEIPANFDEQVVDFYDCNIETHWPGT
- the LOC117636445 gene encoding GATA transcription factor 19-like isoform X2: MEMVNAQLLQARAYEGEDQLVHIPAELEGDYDEGSGAKAAMNGGDQTRRSSGVTMSRCNSALPSRTSELTIAFEGEVHVFPAVTPDKVQAVLLLLGGRDISGSFPSSESLLESNSGGIGDISRNSKLSRRTASLVRFREKRKERCFEKKIRYTCRKEVAQRMYRKNGQFASLKDDSKIAAGNCDSSDGTSCPESVCQHCGISEKSTPAMRRGPAGPRSLCNACGLMWANKGTLRDLTKAGRPIHFDQTELETAADFKPLMLKPENAHLDPDEEGSPEESKPIALDTENPPLRLGDEDMLETAEAATTNHISIQMENSTVNFDEQENLDEFCNASGTEFEIPANFDEQVVDFYDCNIETHWPGT
- the LOC117636445 gene encoding GATA transcription factor 20-like isoform X5, encoding MEMVNAQLLQARAYEGEDQLVHIPAELEGDYDEGSGAKAAMNGGDQTRRSSGVTMSRCNSALPSRTSELTIAFEGEVHVFPAVTPDKVQAVLLLLGGRDISGSFPSSESLLESNSGGIGDISRNSKLSRRTASLVRFREKRKERCFEKKIRYTCRKEVAQRMYRKNGQFASLKDDSKIAAGNCDSSDGTSCPESVLRRCQHCGISEKSTPAMRRGPAGPRSLCNACGLMWANKGTLRDLTKAGRPIHFDQTELVFLTLGHMTCEPSSNVFIGKARERHLCLVRKLQLTLNL
- the LOC117636445 gene encoding GATA transcription factor 19-like isoform X3 translates to MEMVNAQLLQARAYEGEDQLVHIPAELEGDYDEGSGAKAAMNGGDQTRRSSGVTMSRCNSALPSRTSELTIAFEGEVHVFPAVTPDKVQAVLLLLGGRDISGSFPSSESLLESNSGGIGDISRNSKLSRRTASLVRFREKRKERCFEKKIRYTCRKEVAQRMYRKNGQFASLKDDSKIAAGNCDSSDGTSCPESVLRRCQHCGISEKSTPAMRRGPAGPRSLCNACGLMWANKETAADFKPLMLKPENAHLDPDEEGSPEESKPIALDTENPPLRLGDEDMLETAEAATTNHISIQMENSTVNFDEQENLDEFCNASGTEFEIPANFDEQVVDFYDCNIETHWPGT